A part of Winslowiella toletana genomic DNA contains:
- a CDS encoding ABC transporter permease, whose amino-acid sequence MTQNLTDAETVAPRRYRRRRVTTLVAGGTLVAILLLTALLAPLLAPFDPNAQLMSARLLPPSAAHWLGTDGFGRDLLSRVIYGTRPTLLLVSLILLLTIPVGMLVGIAAGYLGGWTERVLMRITDIFLSLPNLVIALALVAMLGPGLMNGALALALTSWPPFARQARAETLALRRSDYLAAARMQGITGLRLMFGHILPLCMPSAVVRAALSLGGIILAAAGLGFLGMGVQPPTAEWGSMVAEGSKVIFDQWWVAAAPGGAILFASLAFNLTGDGLRDRLDTRNAN is encoded by the coding sequence ATGACGCAAAATTTAACTGATGCTGAAACTGTGGCGCCGCGTCGCTATCGCCGTCGCCGGGTGACTACCCTGGTGGCTGGCGGCACGCTGGTGGCCATTCTGCTGCTGACCGCACTGCTGGCGCCGCTGCTGGCGCCTTTTGACCCCAATGCCCAGCTAATGTCCGCACGCCTGTTGCCGCCCTCTGCCGCTCACTGGCTGGGCACCGACGGCTTTGGCCGCGATCTGCTGTCGCGGGTGATTTACGGCACCCGTCCGACGCTGCTGCTGGTGTCGCTGATTCTGCTGCTGACCATTCCGGTTGGCATGCTGGTCGGTATCGCTGCCGGTTATCTTGGCGGCTGGACCGAACGTGTGCTGATGCGCATTACCGATATCTTTCTGTCACTGCCAAACCTGGTGATCGCGCTGGCGCTGGTGGCGATGCTTGGCCCGGGGCTGATGAATGGCGCACTGGCGCTGGCGCTGACCAGCTGGCCGCCCTTTGCGCGTCAGGCGCGCGCGGAAACCCTTGCGCTGCGTCGTAGCGATTACCTCGCCGCTGCGCGGATGCAGGGCATTACTGGCCTGCGTCTGATGTTTGGTCATATTCTGCCGCTCTGCATGCCAAGCGCCGTGGTGCGCGCCGCACTCAGCCTCGGCGGAATTATTCTTGCCGCCGCCGGTCTTGGCTTCCTCGGGATGGGCGTTCAGCCACCGACGGCGGAATGGGGTTCAATGGTCGCCGAAGGCAGTAAGGTGATTTTTGACCAGTGGTGGGTCGCTGCCGCACCAGGTGGCGCGATTCTGTTTGCCAGCCTTGCCTTTAA
- a CDS encoding ABC transporter permease, whose amino-acid sequence MAVTSTEAGSARRFWRGGGRLATSLISLLVTLLGLLAFTFMLSHLSPVDPVLQIAGDHASESTYAQVRRDLGLDQPVLMQFWHYLEHLARGDLGVSRITNQPVLSDLMRTFPATIELASCAMIFGAFFGITLALLAAWKPGSIIDNLARLISLLGYSVPIFWLGLLGLLLFYAVLHWSAGPGRLDDIYVYTIETKTGLMLIDSWLSGDAEMFRNAIAHLWLPVVVLGMLSMAGITRLLRAALLEESSKEYVTLARAKGAGRGRILLLHVLPNVSGTLITVLALSYATLLEGSVLTETVFAWPGVGRYMTTALFASDAPAILGSTLLIGGCFIVLNTLADALTWLTDPRTR is encoded by the coding sequence ATGGCGGTAACCTCTACCGAAGCCGGGTCCGCCCGGCGTTTCTGGCGCGGTGGCGGACGTCTCGCCACCAGCCTGATTTCGTTACTGGTGACGCTGCTCGGTTTGCTGGCGTTTACCTTTATGTTGTCCCATCTGTCGCCGGTCGATCCGGTGTTACAGATTGCGGGCGATCACGCCAGTGAATCGACTTATGCGCAGGTACGCCGTGATTTAGGCCTCGACCAGCCGGTGCTGATGCAGTTCTGGCACTATCTCGAACACCTGGCGCGGGGTGATTTGGGCGTTTCGCGTATAACCAATCAGCCGGTGCTCAGCGATCTGATGCGCACTTTCCCGGCCACGATTGAACTGGCCAGCTGTGCGATGATTTTTGGCGCCTTTTTTGGCATCACGCTGGCGCTGCTGGCGGCGTGGAAACCGGGCAGCATAATTGATAACCTGGCGCGTCTAATCTCACTGCTGGGCTATTCGGTGCCGATTTTCTGGCTCGGGCTGCTGGGGCTGCTGCTGTTTTACGCAGTGCTGCACTGGTCGGCCGGACCCGGCAGGCTGGATGATATTTATGTCTATACCATCGAAACCAAAACCGGTCTGATGCTGATTGATAGCTGGCTATCCGGCGATGCGGAAATGTTCCGCAACGCCATCGCCCACCTGTGGCTGCCGGTGGTGGTGCTGGGGATGTTGTCGATGGCGGGCATTACCCGTCTGCTGCGCGCGGCGCTGCTGGAAGAGAGCAGCAAGGAGTATGTCACCCTCGCGCGCGCCAAAGGCGCCGGACGCGGGCGTATTCTGCTGCTGCATGTTCTGCCCAATGTCTCAGGTACGCTGATTACCGTGCTGGCGCTCTCCTACGCCACACTGCTGGAAGGTTCAGTGCTGACGGAAACCGTCTTTGCCTGGCCGGGTGTTGGCCGCTATATGACCACCGCGCTGTTCGCCTCCGATGCACCGGCGATTCTTGGCTCCACGCTGCTGATTGGCGGCTGCTTTATCGTGCTGAATACGCTGGCTGATGCTCTCACCTGGCTAACCGATCCGAGAACCCGATGA
- a CDS encoding ABC transporter substrate-binding protein translates to MKSIVPSVIAIALAASFAAQAATPPDTLVIAQSIDDASSFDPAQGFELTSMQAFTNIYQRLVQSDPNNPVDLKPTLATSWQPASDNRSLTFELRDGAKFSTGNPVRPEDVIFSLSRVIKLNLDPSFILAQMGWTKDNVDAQLKKIDDKHVQISWTADISPAFVLSLLSAPVASIVDEKTVLANQQKNDLGNQWLGIHSAGSGPYQIRKYIPHEVVLLSANPTSPAGAPKLKNILIKNVPEPAARRLLLEQGDADIARNLGADQMAALKGKAGVKPVAYPMASLYYIQFNIDASPALKNPALWEASRYLFDYHGIADDLLKGQFQVHQSFLPQGFLGALNDNPYKYDPEKAKAILQKAGLTNVSFKLSVSNQPPYLDIAQALQASFAKGGIKVELIPGLSTEVSTSVKAHKYEATLNAWGADYFDPNTNAAAFAYNPEDGSKTLAWRSNWHIPELSKQTLAATAVSDNAKRVEMYQNMQREVQKNSPYVVGLQARNLVALRDNLKGYVQGINPDMVYYNQVSK, encoded by the coding sequence ATGAAAAGTATCGTTCCGTCAGTCATCGCTATTGCTCTGGCTGCTTCTTTTGCTGCTCAGGCTGCCACACCGCCAGACACGCTGGTGATTGCTCAGTCGATCGATGATGCCAGCAGTTTTGACCCGGCGCAGGGTTTTGAACTGACCTCGATGCAGGCCTTTACCAATATCTATCAGCGTCTGGTGCAGTCAGACCCGAATAATCCGGTTGATCTGAAGCCAACGCTGGCGACCTCCTGGCAGCCTGCCAGCGATAACCGCAGCCTGACTTTTGAACTGCGTGATGGCGCTAAATTCTCCACCGGTAATCCGGTGCGCCCGGAAGATGTGATCTTCTCCCTGTCGCGTGTAATCAAGCTGAATCTGGACCCCTCTTTTATCCTCGCGCAGATGGGCTGGACCAAAGACAACGTTGATGCACAGCTGAAAAAGATTGATGACAAGCACGTTCAGATCAGCTGGACCGCTGATATCAGCCCGGCGTTTGTGTTAAGCCTGCTTTCAGCGCCGGTGGCATCGATCGTTGATGAAAAAACCGTACTGGCCAATCAGCAGAAAAACGATCTCGGCAATCAGTGGCTGGGCATTCACTCTGCCGGCAGCGGTCCGTATCAGATCCGCAAGTATATTCCGCATGAAGTGGTGCTGCTGTCGGCTAACCCGACCTCACCCGCCGGTGCGCCAAAACTGAAAAATATTCTGATTAAAAACGTGCCGGAACCGGCGGCGCGTCGTCTGCTGCTGGAACAGGGTGACGCCGATATTGCGCGTAACCTTGGCGCGGATCAGATGGCCGCGCTGAAAGGCAAAGCGGGGGTGAAACCCGTCGCTTATCCAATGGCGTCGCTGTATTACATCCAGTTCAATATTGATGCTTCACCCGCGCTGAAAAACCCCGCGCTGTGGGAAGCTTCCCGCTACCTGTTTGATTACCACGGTATCGCCGACGATCTGCTGAAAGGCCAGTTCCAGGTACACCAGTCATTCCTGCCGCAAGGTTTCCTCGGTGCGCTGAATGACAATCCGTATAAATACGATCCGGAAAAAGCCAAAGCGATTCTGCAGAAAGCGGGCCTGACCAATGTCAGCTTTAAGCTCTCCGTCAGCAATCAGCCGCCATATCTGGATATCGCTCAGGCGTTGCAGGCCAGCTTCGCCAAAGGCGGCATTAAGGTGGAACTGATCCCGGGGCTCAGCACCGAAGTCTCCACCAGCGTAAAAGCGCATAAATATGAAGCGACGCTAAATGCCTGGGGCGCTGACTATTTCGATCCGAATACTAACGCCGCCGCCTTTGCTTACAATCCGGAAGATGGCAGCAAAACCCTGGCATGGCGCTCTAACTGGCATATTCCTGAGCTGAGCAAACAGACGCTGGCCGCTACCGCCGTCAGTGATAATGCTAAGCGGGTGGAGATGTATCAGAACATGCAGCGCGAAGTGCAGAAAAATTCCCCATACGTGGTGGGACTGCAGGCGCGTAACCTGGTTGCGCTGCGCGATAACCTGAAAGGCTATGTGCAGGGAATCAACCCGGATATGGTTTACTACAACCAGGTCAGTAAGTAA
- a CDS encoding CPBP family intramembrane glutamic endopeptidase, producing the protein MNANTNRVTLTLFYGAMFVIYYLITLVISRFPNVAELRSSGLLVPVVCLFEFAVLFPLYRFYCTRRDDIPPGTLRLKTTLLFLGGLLLLMLLQIFVLQPEAWLEQQSQQSRSAVLILLFTAVVLGPVFEEILFRGFLLQGFLLWAPKSPLACVTLTSILFATMHTQYVHLQTLAMLTLFSMLLCYARLQSRGLKLPIFLYMFNNLLALLPALYATFQHG; encoded by the coding sequence ATGAACGCCAATACCAACCGGGTTACGCTGACGCTGTTTTACGGCGCGATGTTTGTGATTTACTACCTGATAACGCTGGTGATTTCGCGCTTCCCCAATGTGGCTGAGCTGCGCAGTAGTGGTCTGCTGGTGCCGGTGGTTTGCCTGTTTGAGTTCGCGGTGCTGTTTCCGCTGTATCGTTTTTACTGCACGCGCCGCGACGACATTCCGCCGGGTACGCTGCGGTTAAAAACCACCCTGCTGTTTCTTGGTGGCCTGCTGTTACTGATGCTATTGCAAATCTTCGTGCTGCAGCCTGAAGCCTGGCTGGAACAGCAGTCACAACAGAGCCGCTCTGCGGTGTTGATTCTGCTGTTTACCGCCGTGGTGCTGGGGCCGGTGTTTGAAGAGATTCTGTTTCGCGGCTTTCTGTTGCAGGGATTTCTGCTGTGGGCGCCGAAGAGCCCGCTGGCCTGCGTCACCCTCACCTCGATCCTGTTTGCCACCATGCATACGCAATACGTGCATCTGCAAACGCTGGCGATGCTGACCCTGTTTTCGATGCTGCTGTGCTATGCACGGCTGCAATCACGCGGGCTAAAACTGCCGATTTTTCTGTATATGTTTAATAACCTGCTGGCGCTGTTACCGGCTTTATATGCCACGTTTCAGCATGGCTGA
- a CDS encoding I78 family peptidase inhibitor produces the protein MTFYAKSLMVAAMFALTACNTAPKHDAAAQPVDAENDRCGASQYQNYVGKPLSSLDTVKFANPVRAIPHNSAVTMDFNLNRLNFMGDASGKISSVYCG, from the coding sequence GTGACGTTTTATGCAAAATCCCTGATGGTAGCCGCGATGTTTGCGCTAACCGCTTGTAACACTGCGCCAAAGCATGATGCAGCGGCGCAGCCGGTCGATGCTGAGAATGATCGCTGCGGCGCTTCGCAGTATCAGAACTATGTCGGCAAACCCCTTTCTTCACTGGATACGGTGAAATTCGCCAACCCGGTGCGTGCGATCCCGCATAACTCGGCGGTGACCATGGACTTTAACCTTAATCGTCTGAACTTTATGGGCGATGCCAGCGGCAAAATTAGCAGCGTCTATTGCGGCTAA
- a CDS encoding GNAT family N-acetyltransferase — MPDTDAAITVLPASMEMLTPLGELDYGFRVTREFIAVFDRPVSQNLKRVEAYEKHYFNDPQQFSAYVDSVDSALFIVQRQQQLAGYLAVSRNWNGLALVEDIAVDRHARQLGCGRALMDAAVQWAREKNLSGLVLETQSNNVPACLFYEQYGFELAGIDRALYRALNPQRSETALFWYLWLNL, encoded by the coding sequence ATGCCTGATACTGATGCTGCAATTACCGTCCTGCCAGCCAGCATGGAAATGCTGACGCCACTGGGGGAGCTTGATTATGGTTTTCGCGTCACCAGAGAGTTTATTGCGGTTTTTGACCGTCCTGTCAGCCAGAACCTGAAGCGGGTTGAGGCATACGAAAAGCACTATTTTAACGATCCGCAGCAGTTTAGTGCGTATGTCGACAGTGTGGATAGCGCCCTGTTTATCGTTCAGCGCCAGCAGCAGCTGGCGGGTTATCTGGCGGTAAGCCGCAACTGGAATGGTCTGGCGCTGGTGGAAGATATCGCTGTCGATCGCCATGCGCGGCAGCTGGGTTGTGGCCGTGCGCTGATGGATGCCGCAGTGCAGTGGGCGCGTGAGAAAAATCTCTCGGGGCTGGTGCTGGAGACGCAGTCAAATAACGTTCCCGCCTGCCTGTTTTACGAGCAGTATGGTTTCGAGCTGGCGGGCATCGACCGGGCGCTGTATCGCGCGCTGAATCCACAGCGCAGTGAAACTGCGCTGTTCTGGTACTTATGGCTTAACCTTTAG